One Cucumis melo cultivar AY chromosome 8, USDA_Cmelo_AY_1.0, whole genome shotgun sequence genomic window, CAAACCGAGAGTCCgtattggggggggggggggggggggtgctTGTTAGACGCTCTGATGCGGGCTGCCCCCCTCGCCTTTTTATCGAAGCTATCACTCAATAGGGGAAGGGCTGCCCAACCAAACGGTTATGGATGCGCCTCCTTCCTGCTAGAACTCATAGGTCTACGGGATCCTACATTACATACTCCTTTCTTATTTCCATTTTTCCTTAATTATAACTCGTACACCTGGACTTATCTTTGACCTGATTGGTAGTCTATTTACATAGCATGATTCTATtgatgaaagaaaaaggaaaaataataataataatacattaTTGGTTGCAATGAAACATCATCTATACAGAATCTGTTGCAAATAATGTGAAATAAGCACAAAAGTGAACAAAGGGATAAAAAAAACGACAGTACTAGTAAAATCTGATAAATTTCTACACACCATGATTGCAAAAGTCAACACCAGGAACAAGACCCTCCACCCAGACAGTTTCTTGTTTTAAAGACCCAAATGTTTCTCCAGTAGCTGCGCTATCAATCATCCGAAGATCTTCGCACCCTGAGATTGACCTAGTTTGTAAGTTCATGTAAAATAATTTATCCTCATGACGTCACAAAAAACAAGCTTCAAATAACTTAAGTACAAGAGTGACCACCATCTTCATTCTTAGTGCAAGCCAACTGCACATCACAGACAGCAGAAGTTGAAACCTCAGCAGTTTCTTCTATCAAGGAGTCACTTCCAACCTCTTCTTGAATTTTAGGAAATACATAATCATGCGGCATTGGAATGTTCAAGGCACGTGCCCAGAAAATGGAATTTGCCCTACAAAAGCAATCATGTTCAATCTTGAATGGAAAATGAATAGATAGTTAAGCAGACGAACAGTAAACAAGATTAAGATTAATGAAAAATCCTGCTAATTTGCATACCATAGGAAATCTTCAAAGCTCACCTCcctgaaaaaaataaaaacaaaatacagCAAATAAAATGACTTGACACTGCAACAATGAATAAGATAATGATACAGGATTCGATACACCTAAGGGATAATTACAGAATGCTTTAAACACTGAAGACCACTGATGGAATGGACCTAACCAGGAACTACACATCCAAGGACCTCTCAACCCCTTCAAAGGTTCTATGGTTCctcaaaagaaaaaggaacTTAAAGAATAAAGAAGACACGATCTTATATCAAAGTAGGAAAATTTTCTAAGGACAtatagtaaaaaataaaaatagaactGTTTCCAAAGGATCAGTTTGAAATAAAAGGAGAAAATGGAATCCAAGTTAGACAGACCTTCCTGAAAACCCTTCAAGAGTCAACAATCTACTAACCAATTTCTTCACTTTATTTTCATACAATGACTGCAGTGAATTTTtctgcaaaaaagaaaaaattataatggaACAAGATAATTCATATAAGCATGTACAGTGAGATTCTTCAGGTGATGACAGAGTAGCAACTATTCTGTAATGAACTGAAAATAAggttttatataaaatataccAAAGTGAGCTCTGCACCTGTAATTCAGTTGCTCGATAAAGTGTGGTACCCTTCAGTTCCAAGAGCTCGTTATCAGTAAACCAAAGTGGATTCCCAAATCTTGTAGGAAGCACATCAAGGTACCTAATAATAAATCACTGAGATCTCACCAACTATAAGACAGACaaataaatgatcatttagaaaGAATGTTTATCATAAACATAACTTAAGAATGTTAAAGTTACATACGGTTTCCATGAAGAATTTTCACGCAGCCGCTCAACCATGAGGAACAAAATCATCAAAAATCTATCATCTACTTCACCTTCTTCATACATTGCTCTACACTCTGGTCCATAAAGAGGATCTTGCAAAACTCTCATTGGAGTGATTGCTAGATCTAGGGGAACAACTAATAGAACCCCTGCACAAGTAAGAAAATGAACTATTCCCCTGAGAAACTGAGAAGTTATGACAAAAGTTACCCTGCTACTACTATCCAACATGATTCCAAAAGCAAGTttgttagtttctttttttaactaaACTTCCATGCAAATATTGATTAAAGGAAACAGCTGGGAAAGTGCAaggaaattaagaaaataattttcaGATGTTGCATATACACATTAAGTTGCAAGTACAAAGAAAATCTCAACCAACAAGCTAGAGTCAGAACCAAATTTTCACAAGCAGATGCCTTCTTTTCTAAGTTTTGTTACATTTCCTACATTGCTTTCCTTCTAAACTTACCAAAAAAAGGCTTGATCATGATGTTCCAAGGACGCTCCCTTGCCTTTGAACCCATGGCTAGAAAGATTGATGATCAAAAAACTTCTAAAGTCCTTTCAAGAGAATGTGACGCAAAAACAGGAAGGAAACAACAGACTTGTCTGAGGTTTTCCAATGTTCCTTGCATAAGTTGCAACAGGAGAGGGACACTCGATAGTGTTTGGTTTTGGAAATTATCTCGTATGTTAAATCCTAATACCTACAAGTGTTAAGTTCAAAGAaaaatttgaacttttcaaggcTTCGTATTTCTACCCACTGCAAAATTCAAGAAAACAGACTTGCAAGAGAAAACACTTGAGCTCTTACCAGTCAACTCTCTCGTATTGGCTGTTGGAAGGGTCGCAGTTTCATAGCAAGGCCAGGAAGCCTATCCACTTGGGGAAATTCTAGCATGTTAAGGACACATCCTTCTCATCTCCTAATCAGCGACCGATGTACTAtatatcatcatcatcacaGAGAAAAAAGAGTCTGGGAAATTGGCTATAGAACAGCTAGTTCAACACCCAAAAGGAAGATTACTATTTCTTCCTACCTTCAAATTAAATCTGTCGTCCAGTAAATTTCTTAGAAAGTATTAAGCCAATTCCATTGACTTAAGTCACTAGAGGTACTCTGCAGTATCTCATTCACCAACCTCCAGTGTTAAAACCAGACTTAATGTTAATGAAAATCTTACCACCGACATGAACTGGGTAGAattcatttttatataaaataactaCCTTATTCCTATTACATGAATGGCACATCTAGGAAATTaaaaatcattttcaaaatgGGACGTGagtaaacaaaaataaataaattttaaaatgatcaCTCCCCACATAGAAGTTCATGAGCTTTTAGCCTGATAGTTGTTTCTCAAGTAATTAAAAAACAGCAAAAACTAGAGAAACTGCGAAACAATTTGGCTACAGAATCAAATACTGCCGCaagaataaaatttattgtGGAAAAACGAAAAATCGAAATTTAGAATACCATCAGAGGCATCGTTTGCAGAAAAAAGTCCACACCCTTTGCTCAAATCACTGTACTTGATCGTGCAACCTCGAAGGTCTGCTCCATTAACCTGAATTGAACCccaattaatgaaaaaaaaaatattgaaaaagttGCAACTTTTAGCAGAAGAAAAAGTTTCCGGAATCATGGAAGCTGAAACCCACTAAGCTGCTGCGTAAGTTTCTGACATAGTTTTCTTTTGGTTCATGTTCAGGAAACTCAACGCAAGTTTAACACTGTTACCTGTAGCCATTGGAGAAAAAGTTCAAGATTTGCTTCGTCGGAGTTCGCCATCTTCTGCTGACTGACGTTTACTGTTGCGTTTTAGGCACAATTACATACAATTGTGGCGATTGCGGAAAATGACCAAAGGGACACTCTTTTCCGAAGggaaaaaatatacatatttaTGTATATAGAATTCATTCTTTATATCCCAAGATTTTACGGTTTTGTAAACTTGAAAGGAATATATTGAGGTATGTGTATGTATGCGTGAGTTTTGCTGTTTGCTCTTTTTAAACACTATTTAATGACATTCGTTCGTAAAATtgattgtttttaaatataataaaattaaccaaaatatctataaatatatcaaaatatcattaaattacgatatatttttaatttttttatttaaatatgtttcTGTGTACATATTAAatgttcatttttttcattcttataaaaattatattgttttgGCTTTTACGAAAGTTCCAAATTTACTATAGAAAAATCGTAAAATTTTGAATAAAGATGAAAAGAATTTGTAGACTTAAAAAGGAAATTTTGATCATGTTATAGGTCGTGGATGCAATGTTGAGGCATCGGAAGTTTTAAAATGAGGaaatatcaaaaagaaaaatataaaaattaataaaaaatatttacattttacataaaaataaaaaatgaagtataataaattttatggtttttcgaatgtgtaaatagtttgtttttttttttctctatttttcagAAACCatcttttaaaacaattatCCTACTTTTATAAGAATAAGAAAttctcaaaatttatttataagTTAAAACAATatttgtacaaaaaaaaaacttgattcacattaaattttttttagttaagGATAAAAAATTACTTAGTCTTTCATATacattcaaaagaaaaaaaaacaacaatcgAATAATTACCTCTATAGTTTTCCCATactttcaattttaaatatttatatatttattaatctTTAATTTAATCTATCAAAGTTTTCTactcaaaatttaattttaatcttaatCAAAATTGATTAATAATCATTTTAACGTaagtaaatatattttcaaaatctataacaaaaagagagataataaataaattattaataatgATTGAAAGTTTTTTCTAGATATAACCaaagtatttataaaataaattttaatgttAAAAGCTAAATAAAAAGTTAACAACTTCCATCATTAATAAATTAAGAGAACTTTTTTTATAGTATTTtgatttataataaatatttttccataagATTTAGGATatactaaaaatataaaattagaGGGTCTAACAATGAAATAGTAGGAAAATAGAGGACTagaatgaaaatttaaatttaacctAAATTTGATATTAACCTATAGGGTCGTCAGAGAGATGAAAAAAGGGGTGACggtgaaagaaaaaagacgacATTTGGGA contains:
- the LOC103500952 gene encoding uncharacterized protein LOC103500952 isoform X4 → MANSDEANLELFLQWLQVNGADLRGCTIKYSDLSKGCGLFSANDASDGVLLVVPLDLAITPMRVLQDPLYGPECRAMYEEGEVDDRFLMILFLMVERLRENSSWKPYLDVLPTRFGNPLWFTDNELLELKGTTLYRATELQKNSLQSLYENKVKKLVSRLLTLEGFSGREVSFEDFLWANSIFWARALNIPMPHDYVFPKIQEEVGSDSLIEETAEVSTSAVCDVQLACTKNEDGCEDLRMIDSAATGETFGSLKQETVWVEGLVPGVDFCNHDLKATATWEVDGIGSTTGVPFSMYLLSALILDISGKAVSRSSGVEEVSISYGNKGNEELLYLYGFVMEDNPDDYLMVHYPLEAIQNASFSDSKLQLLELQKAEMRCLLPRRLLDHGFHPPKTSNIKENVDCSNRACNYSWSGQRKLPSYLDKLIFPEKFLTALRTISMEEDELMQVSSLLAEDLKRIGSPLTLTSKLQSGRLVVTLELCNCLLIFFKRR